The segment AAATGAAATGTGAGAATGTCTCCAATTTAATGTTAGACAGTTACATTTATGATCCAATTCAGCGACAGCCTCTGATGAAAGTCTTCATGAATTAACAGTGGCGACTCATCGCGTATTTGTTTACTAACCGAGTATCTTTCCGTACGGGCTGAACAGGTCTTCCAAATCCTTGTTTGTCATGTCGGATGTTGGCAAATTTCCAACAAAAATTCTTCTCTCCAAATCTCTCGGATCGTCACTGTTGCAGGTGCGGGAGAATCTCCCCGAAGAGGGGCTGCGACTTCTTCTGCGAGACATGACTAGATCCCAAGGTTTATCAGTTCTCTTTCTTCGTTCACCTCAAATGCTTGAAAGGGTTTTATTTGCGTGCGAACAAGTGTCGTTAAAGCGTCTTCAATCCTGAAACATGTCAGTGAGTAAAAGGAGAGATCAAATTCCTACAAACTTCAAGAGTTTAGTTGTTAAGTTGTAGATCAAATTCACATAAATCGTTAACCAAAGCAAATTTCACTCCCTGtgaaaagaaagcaaatgttGACACTTGAGTGGAAAACAAATTTGACTTGTAGATCACAGCTTTTGTTGAACcagactgacaaaaaaaagaattcatatgtttatagcaaaatatctatttttccattgattgatgaaaaaaaaaagtataagtGGTAGCTTTAAAAGATGATCCTCATTTTCCACCAAAACCAAATGTGGGTAATATGTTCAAACAAGATCTTAAATTGGATCCttcacattaaataaatagtaaaagtGCTCAGTCCACATTTCACAAATATACATCATgcaaataactaaaaaataatgcatctcatagaaataaaaagttaccTGGTTTAAATGTCACTTCTCTTAAAATTATGCCAGAATATCAAAcagccatttatttattcaagtgCAGAACataattagtttaaatttaGTCATGAGCAAAGCTAACATGGAAGGTGAAGGAACGGAGATAATGCTAAAAATTTGatgaattcaaataaaaagtaaatgaacTGACAGAACGTTACAATATCTATTAGAGGAGTGGTGCCCAGTCCTGGTTGTCatgagccactatcctgcaggttttagatgtttctctgctttgacacacctgatatGAATTAAtgagtgattatcaggcttttgcagaacttgaagaaacctgttgaagagcagagaaacaactaacaACCTGTTTACACATGAACGGTTTTCTGCGGTTGATTGGGGAACCGTTACACGGTACTGCTGTGAACACTGAATCTGCCGTAGTTTCCATGTCAGGTCAGTAGCTGgtgctgtgatttttatgtttccacatTACGCGCAGTCACTTAAGTCTCGAGAACGAATGCAGTCACGTCCAATATGGTGAGCAGACAAATGTTTGGACCGATGATGAGGATGGGtggctgctacatgttgaaaacgGTGAGTAGCAGAAACAGTATTCTTCTACCTGCTGTTACTGCTGCTGATCTAAAGCTGACTACAGCTGTCCGTACTGCGGATGTGCAATTTCACACCTACGCCAGGGGTATCCGAAAACTTCCACTCTTAAacctgggttcaaaaagttTTGGTGTCGGAGAATCCGCCCGCTGTTGTTGTGCAGACGAACAATAGCActtcaaaaggaaaacaatgtcTCTGTCATATTGCTGCTGTTGTAAAAATTACTCCAAGTTTCATTACGCCACTTAAGATCCATTCAACCGGTGAAAAATTTGACTCCTTGGACTTGTTGTCTTTCATTTAAGCAGAGAAATAACTCAACggcatgttttaaaaacaaaaataaaaggcttgtTTCAAAGGTCCTCTTCTCttgaaataataaagctgtCTTGAAGGAAACTGGATTTACTGAAGTGAAATGAAGGGCGTCCGGTCGGCTGGAAATGCCAAAATCTAAACATgagattttgtttaaataaaacaatgtttctcaCAGTCCTCAAAGAAAATGCTTGTTTTTCCACCAGTACTGacagcacaaattaaaaatgtttttttattaaatggagTTTCAGTGGATATTTGTAAACAACACCCATACACCACAAACTAAGAAACCAAACTATGTATTGGAGTGATATAAataatttgtccttttttaggAAGCAGACCCTTTACATACCTTTAAGTCGAAGGTGGATGCCCTGGATTCACTCCCTGCTTTGGTTTGACGGCCAAAAATgcctaaaagcagaaataaaatgattaaagcataaaattagaaaatatcaAACACTTCAAATGCTCTGAATTGACTGGTAGTTTtgcttataaaataaaaaaacaggaatagcTGAAGTTATCTTAATCATGTGGATTACAGCGTTATTCCTCACAACCTAATTCACACAAAATCCACCATTTTATGTGAATAAACCTGTGTGATATCCTGGAATTTCAACAATgatttcatcatttaaaaagtgacaggtaactttacaaatattataAACTTTCCCATACTTCTGAAAGCTGATCAAGTACAAGAACTTATCCAAAAgagttaaataaattgtttgacATTCAGAAAATCTGATCAAACTTTGATTAAGCCCTCCTAAAACCTCACCATACAAAAGGAATCTGGCTCGTAAAGAGATGAAATAAGCTGAATACTTCCTtttagagaaattaaataaacattatcCAAAATTTATCAATTGTGATTTCACTGGTGCTGATATAGTTTACTTTACATCTGGAATATTCAACTTGTCATGCATTCTAtcaaatgtccaaaaaaaaaggaaaaagaaaaaggaaataaatgttttaaatgatattcttattttacaaaacagctAAACTCCCCATGTCGTGTCAGGCAGTGTTAGGAATGCTAAGCTAACTAGCTAATGCAGTTGTTCCGATGTCCCAAATAGTGACACTTGCGGGAGCAAacgaaaataaaaacaggtaatGCCATTTCAAATCCAAAGcctcacatttaaaaattaatattatatCTGATGCATATTCCACAGCCTTATATTTATGTAATTACGGTGTAGCTAAGTTAGCAATAGCTCATTAGCTTATAAGAAGACTGTTTAacgccaaacagcttattcacAACTACTTGACCAGCTTCGTTTGCGAGCATGAATCGTTGCAAATATTGATATGTTATGGACAGCACAACATCTGCCTACATACCTTCGTCGTGTAGTTGATTTGAATTTCAAGTCGCCTTCAAGGCCAACCGCAAAACGCCGCCGCTTCTTCCCGTGCTACACAAGCGACACTTTGTGCGAGTTGCGCATGCGCAAATCTAAACCCATATCCCAGCTGCAAGAGGATTTCAGACAGTTCACACTTTTCTGAGCTCAAAACactataaaaaactaaaacaaatattgcCACTCCGTACAGTGCAAACAgcaattataaaacatttatatttcaataaatacatttccatTAACACGCTGTCTCTGAACCCTTTTGCAAAGCAGGACTTGTGTTTACATTTGCGCATGCGCGACTCGCATAGTCGCTTGTGTAGTACGTGAAGCGGCAGCGTTTTGCGGGTGGCCCAAGGCGACTTGAAATACAAATCAAGTACATGTCGGAGGTACGTAGGCAGGCGTCCTGTTGTTCataaaatatcaatatttggaaCGAGTCACACTCGCAAACGAAGCTGGTCAAGTAATTGTGAAACAAGCAGTTTGGTGTTCACCTCTTCATATAAGCTAATGAGCCATTGCTAACTTAGCTACGTGTGGCTACACCgtaattacataaaaacatggCTTTGAAATATGcatcagttttgttatttttcagatgTGGCGCTTTGGATTTAAAGAGTCATTTGGTTTTAATTCCTTGTGGCATGCCATTTGCTAGCAAAGAATAGGTCGCATGTGCTGCAGGCATCTGAACTGACTTAGCTAGTTAGGCTAGTTAGCTTAGCTAACATCGCTACCTGCTGCAGCATCAGTTTagctgttgtgtgtgtgtgtgtgtgtgtgtgtgtgtgtggggggggggcagacaTACTTCATCTACtcctatttatattttattagctGAACTATCAGATTACTCAGAGTACCTGGAGTGTTTGATGTTTTCAAATTTAATGTTTGACCTTTATTCCTCTGGTGTTAGGAATTTTGGCCATCAAAACAAAGCAAGGAGTGAATCCAGGGCATCCACCTTCATCTGAAGGTATGTAAAGAGTCTGCttcccataaaaaaaaaaaaaaaaaatcaaccaattGCTTTCTTCACTCCATAACATGGTTTGGTTTCGTATTTTGTGCTGTATAGATGTTGTCTGAAAACATCCACTGAAATTTTactataaaacaattttaattggCACTGTCCGTaccagtggaaaaaaacaagcgTTTTGAGGACTGTGAGATAcatggctttttttaaacaatatctcatgtttagattttgactttttttattttactacacTTAAGTAAATCCAGTTTCTTTCAAGACAACTCTATCATTTCAAAAGAAGAGGACCATTTTTAAACAAGccgttaattttgttttaaaaacatgccgTCAAGTTATCGCTCTGCTTAAATGAAAGACAACAAATCCAAGGAGTCAAAATTTTTCACTGGTTGAACGGACATAAAGTGACATAATGAAACTTGTGGAGTACTTTGAAATGATATTGGCTTATCGCTGAAAGacaatttaaattttgtgcTGAGGAAAGTAGTGTCTAATCATGCATATCGGACTCTGCCGTTTGTATCATTTGCTCCAATTTTACAACTACCAGTGGCAACGTTgggatttattttgtgtaaaacatttgtACCTTAAACTTTGATATTATAAATTCAGTATTTTGACAACAATTtgtttaccatgtcctggaagACTGAGAGTctacaccaacaacaacaacaatatgacattgttttctttttaaagtgccATTAGAATAGCAAGAAAGCAGGAGTACATTCCCTGATAGATATTGTAATGTTTTGTctgttcatttagttttatttggaaTTCATCCTGATTCTGTAGCATTATCTCTGTTCCTTCACCTTGCGTGTTATCACATGGAAAACTAACttgtatttaaaagtaaaacatgagaTTAGTTATGATCAACTTTAAGCTATTTAAATCCTGCCCTTGAATAAGTATGACTGTTTCATAGTGGCATTACTTTACGAGATGTGCCATGTAAACCAGGTAACTTATTTATTTCCATGAGatgcatctttttaaaattatttccataatgcatatttgtaaaatgtggCCTGAGCAATTAActttactatttatttattgtgaagGAACCAATTTAAGATCTTGTTTGAACATATTACCTGCATGGTTtttgctggaaaaaaaggagcatCTTTTGAAGTTATcacatgtacattttttaacaatcaGTGCAAAAATAGATCATTTGCTATATTCTTATTGTCCATATGtagtcaaaataaacaaaaaaacagtgcagTTGTGAACTGTTTCAACAATTGCAGTCAAATACAATACATTCAAATTTCTTTCCCACTCAAGTGTCAACATTGCTTCCTTTTCACAGGGAGTTGAATTTGCTTTGAGTATTTATGTGAATTTGATCTACAACTTATCCACTGAACTCTTGAAGTTTGTAGGAATTTGATCTCTTCTTTTACTCGCTAACATGTTTCAGGATTGAAGACGCTTTAACGACACTTGTTGGCACGCAAAAAAACCCTTTCCAAGCATTTGAGGTGAACGAAGAAAGAGAACTGATAAACCTTGGGATCTAGTCATGTCTCGCAGAAGAAGTCGCAGCCCCTCTTCGGGGAGATTCTCCCGCACCTGCAGCAGTAACGATCCGAGAGATTTGGAGAGAAGAATTTTTGTTGGAAATTTGCCGACATCCGACATGACAAACAAGGATTTGGAAGACCTGTTCAGCCCGTACGGAAAGATACTCGGTTAGTAAACAAATACGCGATGAGTCGCCACTGTTAATTCATGAAGACTTTCATCAGAGGCTGTCGCTGAATTGGATCATAAATGTAACTGTCTAACATTAAATTGGAGACATTCTCACATTTCATTTAATGAGATGCAAGAATGTTTctaatcaacatttattttttaaaagctggcTGAAGTGGGTagatatttaaatgtattcaaaggttttgccttttaaaatattCCTCTTCCAGGCGTATCCTTGTTTCGAGGGTATGGATTTGTTCAGTTTGAGCGCACGGAAGATGCTGAAGCTGCAAGGGCGGCTCAGAAAGGGCGATTGTATAGAAGTTACAAAATAGGTAAGCTTTAACTACAAAAAGTGTGATTGTATGGTCGTTGAGGATGCTTTTTGTTCGGTGGGCCGCAAAGCTGAGCtaataagacaaataaaaatatatgcaaaaCTTTCTTTCACATTCTTTGAGATAGATGGGAACTTTTACGTTGCTTCCTCGATGCTcctctgtcagcagcagcagctcataGCTACcgccagctgtttttttttttgttttttcttctttatcctCTGGGTGGAAACCTGTACAAAACCTGCATAAAGTGTAGTTCTTGTCAACATCTTTCACTTGAAAGAAGCTGAAGTACTCCCAAACACTGGCTTTCAATGCTCAAGGTGTCATTTCATGTCTCggtcagccattttgttctttttgctgcAATTTCGTCTTCCAGAGTTCCATCTTTGCGTTCCTCAACGTTAACGTTATTAACATTACCTCataacaacattaaaaataagaGATCTTGCAAATACCGTGTGGGTTGTGAGATTTAATTTTCAACCAATTACAAAGTAGTAAATGAATGCGTTTTGGTTCTGACAtcacttgttttctttacaaCAGTGACAGTTTGGGACTTTTCTGAATTTTAACCCAATTCTAATCATCATGTTCAAGCCTAACATTTTGACAGAGTAACGGATTCCTTTGTTTCTTGTTCGCTCAACGGATTTGACAACTCATTTTGCGACGCTTCGGACTTTCGTAAATTTCcaattttcacatttcaatGGTGGCGCTCGATTTTATTCGGACGGGGAAAGTGACGCGGCGTCTCATTTTGCGTGAACATCATGAGCTGATCTACATGTCACTGTTGTGTTCAACGTTtggattgatttattttcagatgtAAATATGGCAGTGGAACGACGGCAAGCTAAACCTCAATCCCAGCAGAGCCCTCCACGAAGGTAAAGTAACGCAAAATGGGTGTGAAGAACTACCGTCGCCTCTGAGATGTCGGTAAAAAAGCGTATTTAACTTTCTCATCAtctgcagttttctgtaaaGGTCAAATCACGCATTTCGGAAGCTGCCCCTCTTTTAAATgagtttgtaatgttttataaaccGGTCAACGTTTCACACAAAGTTAACTTTTCCTGATGTGTTGAAATAAAGAAGAGAGACAAATTGGTGTAATTAAGTGTCTTTGTCTCAAATTTTCTcaacctttgtgggttttttttttttttgcttttttttctgcaaaaatcttCTGTGTGTGATTTCCATCCAACAGTTCTTTGTCTGGATAGAATAAGAACGTTTCATTTATGGTAAAATTCATTTTAGTCTCACTTGATTTTCAAACCGCAGATTTTTGTTCTAcgttttggttttgtgtgtgacggtaagttgtttctgtttcctgcaaCCATTTAACCATGAAAAACACTtgttctgaaagcaaaaaatggGTTCCAAGATAGAAAGTCTACATGAAAATTTAAATGGACAAACCCAGtgtctttttcttcaaacagtTTTCAAAGCAAAGTAGTTGTTGCGTTTTCTTCACTGTAGCGTTTGCGATGACATTTGTCATCTTTGAAGAAGTTGAGCAGCAGCATCTTTCAGTCGGTGGAATAATGGATCCTCTTGCGTTTGCGCGTGAACAAGATGCTGTTCGTGGGAACTTATTTTATGACATATGAACGGTTGACTTTTGGTCGTGGCGGCACTGAAACCAGCTCCCAGCTGACCATTGGTGGAAAACTATTCTTCAAAGATTTGGGTTTAGGGAAAAACAATTCGaaatactttgatttatttatttatttttgcatgttaTAAGTTGGCTGTCATGATGTGCCATATTCTCTGAAGGGTTTTAAGAGTCAAGgtgacaaacatttttctttatagaTAACTGTAATTCCTTTACAGTACTCTGGGCATGACTTCACAATaggttttattgtgaaggagcCTTAATATTAAAGAACACAATATATATTACAGACAAATTTAATTTACCCTTCTCAGTTTGACTGGACTGTTTCATGCAGCAAACATAGTTTACCCACACTTTTATCTAAACTTTTACCATTttgcatttaacaaaaacaaatgaagggaGATTATGAAGTGTTTATAaaatggtatttatttatttttttataatattaatgCGAGAAGGTATTGCAGCATTTGAGATGTaagttatttacaaaatatgttAAACAATTGGGACAGtcaattaaaaaatgttactttttggATTGTGGTATTTATGAAGGAAAAGTAAAATTACCATAACGATGTGGAGTTGgaccttcaaaataaactacctTGTTCTTATTGAACAAGCTGCTGTAGCAGCTGTGCTGCTTGTTAGTTTTGATCTGAATTCATGATCAGTTTAAATCTTTGACAGTGACACCTTCTCAGGTAGCTATAATTAAATGATGGCTTTAATGTTTCCTGGATTACATttaaagatttgtaaaaaacTAAACGGACTTGTTTGCTTTACTTTCGTTgtagaaatatttatattaattagGTTCAAGTTGTTTTGATTCAAATATCAGCTTTAGGCCGGTCCTCAGTGTTAATAAGGTTCTCTTACTCCCTGTAGTTTTCCCAGGAACTGAACTTTCTGAACTGTTCTTGAACTGATGGATGATGTTTTCTTCAGGGCCCCGTACAACAAAGAGTCCCGTCCTCGGTCACGCTCACCTGTTTATTCGCGTGACGGACGTGAGCCTCGGGACGGACGTGAGCCTCGGGACAGCCGTGAACCCCGGGACAGCCGTGAACCCCGGGACAGCCGTGAACCCCGGGACAGCCGTGAACCCCGGGACAGCCGTGAGCCTCGGGATGGACGTGACCCTCGGGACAGCCGTGAAGCCCGGGACAGCCGTGATGGCAGAGACCCTGGCAGAGAGCCCAGACCGGGAAGCCACTCTCGGGACCCTGATTATCGTTTTCAGTCGGGGAACAGAGACAAGGACTTCAGGGTCGACCCACGAGATCCTGCATTCAGGTGATTAACATTTAGCCCATCAGTTGCAAACTGTAAATCCCTCAGTTACATCGATGTCTGAACAAACCATTTTCCATTACAGCAGAGATGAGTACGACAGGTACTACGGGAGTGGCAGTGGTGCCGAGGACTATTACAGGAGGAAGGAAGAACACTACAGGGATCCTTTTCTAGATCCCTGGAATGGACGCCGTGAGCCAGGTAGGATACAGAGAACTCGCCACACTTCAAGAGTTCAGGGTTATTTGGTCAAAGCGCTTCCTTCCTTGTTctattttgttctttattgtcaagaaaactgatttttgcatttatttgcagCTAAGAACTGCTGGCtcctatttacattttatatttatcagaattctttgtttaaaaaggacGTAACTACAGTATCTATAGAATGTCAGATTGTGTTAGAATTGTTGTAAAACGAGTGAAAATGAACACTAcataaaaagtttataaaccTCCACTCTTGGCAAACAGACGATCGTGCTCGACCAGAAGAGCGTCGTCGTAATGAACTTTATCGACAGTACTATGAGGAACTCCAGCGGCGTTACGACACTGAGCGTCCTGTTGACTGCTCTGTGATTGTCGTCAACAAGGTGCAGAAGTAAGTTCACTTTCTGATCCTTCCAGAGAGCACCAATCATGGATCACAGACTCTACTGTTAATCCTCAGCCATggcaggtttttatttcatattgctcctgtgtgtgtgtgtgcctatCTGTACCTTTGCTTCAAAAACAACTGTAGGGAGTATGCAGAAACGGTCGGGCGGAAAATCCGGGATTTGGGAATGGTGGTGGATCTGATCTTCCTCAACACGGAGGTGTCTCTTACCCAGGCTCTGGAGGATGTAGGCAGAGCCCGAACTCCTTTTGCCATCATTATTACCCAGCAGCACCAGGTGCACCGCTCTTGCACTGTCAACATCCTGTTTGGCACGCCTCAAGGTAGTGAAACACAACGACATGCTCCTATCAGCTGTGCcttcattattattgttttattacaatCAGGCTGTTTCTGTGTGGGATTGTTGTCACAGAGCATCGCAACATGCCAATGCAAGACGCCATGATGCTGGTTGCCCACAACTATGACACCTACAAAGTTGAAAACCGTGAAAAAGAACGGGAAGAGATTGCCAGAAAGGCTGCCAAGATGGCGGACGACGTGTTACTTCGGGAGGCCGACAGAGAGAGCCATCCCACTTCAGTGCTCACTTCCATCACTCTGCTCTCTGAAAACAGGTAtcaggtttattgtttcttcaagTCACACATTCCagtaattaaaaacagtgtCTTTAGAAGAACAAAGGTTTCTGACTTGTTTTCAGCTGGTATTGAAATAAAATCTCCACACTGGGAGTAATAAGTTTTCCCTGGGTTTGGTTGCTGGTTAGGTTTTTAACCCCAGACGAGCTGGACCGTCTCATTGCATACCTAACGGACAAAAGAGCTCGCCTTGTTGGAAGCTCAGGAGATTCTCTTGCAGGTAATCGTGTAACCATTCCTCTGAAAACAATACATGTGTGCACAAAAGTATATCAAACCAGCTTTTGGTGACTGTAATCacattttccttaaaaatccttccatgttttcagcagcaaatTGTAAcagaatgtgtttttctgtagctCCAGTCCACATTGGAGTTTCTGCAGGAGTGCGTCGTGACATCCCAGCATCAGCTGCAGGACTCCCCCCTCCATCGACTCACGCTCCCCTGCCATCAAGTCATCTGTCAGCTGGTTCCAATGCTTCAACCAACCCCAATAATCAGCAGGAGCTTCAAGCTAAAATCCTCAGTCTGTTTAACAGCGGCTCTGGGCCGTCACCAGGAAGTAGCGCTGGAATTCCTTCTGCTAGCGCCCCCCAGTCACGCCCCTACAGCTCTCTTGGTCCTTCTCTTTCTCAGAGCACCACCCACGCACCCATGTCtggtcctcctccagctgcgTCCCAGGGCTACAACACCCCATCGGGCCACATGCCTGTAGCGTCAGCTGCTCAGAGACTCCCTGTGACAACGTCAGGCATCAATTTTGACAACCCTACTGTCCAGAAAGCTTtggacacactgattcaaagtGGACCGTCTCTCAATAGTTTAGTGGGGCAAGGGTCCACTCAGCAGCCCCCCTCAAGACCACCAGCCAGCATGGGCCAGGGCCCACCCATGTCCATGTATCCTCACCACTACTGACGAGCTGGAATGAAAACGTGCGGTTCTGCTCTCCTGATAGAAGTAGACACCACATCCTTGACTGTGTGACTGATTTACCAGCTTTGTATCAGTAGACTGTAGACACATTTcgtacatgtttttattttttcccctcaataCTGTGTTTGTAACATTGAATAATTTACTCAGACCCACTAAATGGTTTAGTCTCAGATGTTTGCCAGCAgaattttattgtctttttacagGCGAGTTAAACAGTGGGGTTATGATGAATGTTTTGGTTTTCCAATCATCTGTTAAGCGTTTTATAGTTTTGCACagtgttggtttatttgtaCTTTGTTGGCATTGTCATGATTAAAAACTCCAGACACGCTTGCTGTAATAAAATGATATTGGTTTATTGCATTTTGTGCTGACAAATCTATAAAATGGAACGGGTATCACCAGAAGCCATAGAGATAAGCATTTGAAATGTTGgataaaactacttttttcctctttttttttttttttaagtgtaccATGAGTCACACAATAGAGAATAATacatgtcttttttaaattttagaatatttaacttacactgacacagaaaataaacacctCCACACTAActgtatttgatttatttacatgttgcCCCTTCCCACCCTTGCCCAtaaccacccccacccccagcaGTTACAAGTGCACGTGTACACACATCCACACTCCCACAGAACTGAAAGGAAAACACTACAGCTTTACCATAAGACCAGGTACAGTATCAAGGAAAAGTCGTGAACAGTTCAGAATgaacaaacagttttataatAGAGAAATTTAACACAAGTGTGTGTTGGTTATAATCATCtacatcagttttgtttttcaggcatccatacaaaatattttcaacaatTCCAGTGAATTAAATCAAACCTGGACAGAGACTCGGCTCCTCAGGAGGGAAGTGttgcttttcaaattaaataccACTGAACGCTTCAAGTATTTAAGAAAGAAACATTATGGGAAACATGCATGTTGCTATCTGAAAATTCAAGTCTGCAGCTACAGACTTGGTTTAGCACAATAAGTGGAAACAACCCAGAATCTGGAGGAGACCGATGCCTAATTTCTTACTAAAATACAAGTGAAACAATTTAAGTTCTGTAAA is part of the Kryptolebias marmoratus isolate JLee-2015 linkage group LG4, ASM164957v2, whole genome shotgun sequence genome and harbors:
- the LOC108231591 gene encoding nuclear receptor coactivator 5-like isoform X2 — its product is MSRRRSRSPSSGRFSRTCSSNDPRDLERRIFVGNLPTSDMTNKDLEDLFSPYGKILGVSLFRGYGFVQFERTEDAEAARAAQKGRLYRSYKIDVNMAVERRQAKPQSQQSPPRRAPYNKESRPRSRSPVYSRDGREPRDGREPRDSREPRDSREPRDSREPRDSREPRDSREPRDGRDPRDSREARDSRDGRDPGREPRPGSHSRDPDYRFQSGNRDKDFRVDPRDPAFSRDEYDRYYGSGSGAEDYYRRKEEHYRDPFLDPWNGRREPDDRARPEERRRNELYRQYYEELQRRYDTERPVDCSVIVVNKVQKEYAETVGRKIRDLGMVVDLIFLNTEVSLTQALEDVGRARTPFAIIITQQHQVHRSCTVNILFGTPQEHRNMPMQDAMMLVAHNYDTYKVENREKEREEIARKAAKMADDVLLREADRESHPTSVLTSITLLSENRFLTPDELDRLIAYLTDKRARLVGSSGDSLAAPVHIGVSAGVRRDIPASAAGLPPPSTHAPLPSSHLSAGSNASTNPNNQQELQAKILSLFNSGSGPSPGSSAGIPSASAPQSRPYSSLGPSLSQSTTHAPMSGPPPAASQGYNTPSGHMPVASAAQRLPVTTSGINFDNPTVQKALDTLIQSGPSLNSLVGQGSTQQPPSRPPASMGQGPPMSMYPHHY
- the LOC108231591 gene encoding nuclear receptor coactivator 5-like isoform X3; this translates as MSRRRSRSPSSGRFSRTCSSNDPRDLERRIFVGNLPTSDMTNKDLEDLFSPYGKILGVSLFRGYGFVQFERTEDAEAARAAQKGRLYRSYKIDVNMAVERRQAKPQSQQSPPRRAPYNKESRPRSRSPVYSRDGREPRDGREPRDSREPRDSREPRDSREPRDSREPRDSREPRDGRDPRDSREARDSRDGRDPGREPRPGSHSRDPDYRFQSGNRDKDFRVDPRDPAFRDEYDRYYGSGSGAEDYYRRKEEHYRDPFLDPWNGRREPDDRARPEERRRNELYRQYYEELQRRYDTERPVDCSVIVVNKVQNREYAETVGRKIRDLGMVVDLIFLNTEVSLTQALEDVGRARTPFAIIITQQHQVHRSCTVNILFGTPQEHRNMPMQDAMMLVAHNYDTYKVENREKEREEIARKAAKMADDVLLREADRESHPTSVLTSITLLSENRFLTPDELDRLIAYLTDKRARLVGSSGDSLAAPVHIGVSAGVRRDIPASAAGLPPPSTHAPLPSSHLSAGSNASTNPNNQQELQAKILSLFNSGSGPSPGSSAGIPSASAPQSRPYSSLGPSLSQSTTHAPMSGPPPAASQGYNTPSGHMPVASAAQRLPVTTSGINFDNPTVQKALDTLIQSGPSLNSLVGQGSTQQPPSRPPASMGQGPPMSMYPHHY
- the LOC108231591 gene encoding nuclear receptor coactivator 5-like isoform X1, translating into MSRRRSRSPSSGRFSRTCSSNDPRDLERRIFVGNLPTSDMTNKDLEDLFSPYGKILGVSLFRGYGFVQFERTEDAEAARAAQKGRLYRSYKIDVNMAVERRQAKPQSQQSPPRRAPYNKESRPRSRSPVYSRDGREPRDGREPRDSREPRDSREPRDSREPRDSREPRDSREPRDGRDPRDSREARDSRDGRDPGREPRPGSHSRDPDYRFQSGNRDKDFRVDPRDPAFSRDEYDRYYGSGSGAEDYYRRKEEHYRDPFLDPWNGRREPDDRARPEERRRNELYRQYYEELQRRYDTERPVDCSVIVVNKVQNREYAETVGRKIRDLGMVVDLIFLNTEVSLTQALEDVGRARTPFAIIITQQHQVHRSCTVNILFGTPQEHRNMPMQDAMMLVAHNYDTYKVENREKEREEIARKAAKMADDVLLREADRESHPTSVLTSITLLSENRFLTPDELDRLIAYLTDKRARLVGSSGDSLAAPVHIGVSAGVRRDIPASAAGLPPPSTHAPLPSSHLSAGSNASTNPNNQQELQAKILSLFNSGSGPSPGSSAGIPSASAPQSRPYSSLGPSLSQSTTHAPMSGPPPAASQGYNTPSGHMPVASAAQRLPVTTSGINFDNPTVQKALDTLIQSGPSLNSLVGQGSTQQPPSRPPASMGQGPPMSMYPHHY
- the LOC108231591 gene encoding nuclear receptor coactivator 5-like isoform X4, with translation MAVERRQAKPQSQQSPPRRAPYNKESRPRSRSPVYSRDGREPRDGREPRDSREPRDSREPRDSREPRDSREPRDSREPRDGRDPRDSREARDSRDGRDPGREPRPGSHSRDPDYRFQSGNRDKDFRVDPRDPAFSRDEYDRYYGSGSGAEDYYRRKEEHYRDPFLDPWNGRREPDDRARPEERRRNELYRQYYEELQRRYDTERPVDCSVIVVNKVQNREYAETVGRKIRDLGMVVDLIFLNTEVSLTQALEDVGRARTPFAIIITQQHQVHRSCTVNILFGTPQEHRNMPMQDAMMLVAHNYDTYKVENREKEREEIARKAAKMADDVLLREADRESHPTSVLTSITLLSENRFLTPDELDRLIAYLTDKRARLVGSSGDSLAAPVHIGVSAGVRRDIPASAAGLPPPSTHAPLPSSHLSAGSNASTNPNNQQELQAKILSLFNSGSGPSPGSSAGIPSASAPQSRPYSSLGPSLSQSTTHAPMSGPPPAASQGYNTPSGHMPVASAAQRLPVTTSGINFDNPTVQKALDTLIQSGPSLNSLVGQGSTQQPPSRPPASMGQGPPMSMYPHHY